CAGTCCGCCTTGATGCCGGCCGCCTTGATCACCTGGGCCCACTTGTCGACCTCGGCCTTCTGGAAGGCCGCGATCTTTGCCGTGCTCAGGTCGGCCGGCTCCATGCCGAAGCCCTTGAGCTTTTCCTGCATCTCGGGCGTTGCGAGGATCTTGCGGATCTCGGTGTGCAGCCGGTCGACGATGGGCGCCGGCGTCCCTGCAGGCACGAAGATCGCCTGCCACGACAGCACCTCGAAATCCTGCAGGCCCGCGATGCCGGATTCCGCGACCGTGGGCACGTCGGGCATCGATGCCAGGCGCTTGGCCGAGGTCACCGCGATGGCGCGCAGCTTGCCGCTCTGCACGTGCGGGCCGGCCACCACGGTGGTGTCGAACATCATGTCGACCTGGCCGCCGATCACGTCCTGGATCGCCGGGCCGCTGCCCTTGTACGGAATGTGCGTGAACTTCACGCCCGACTTGAACGCCAGCAATTCGAGCGACAGGTGCTGCGAAGTGCCCGTGCCGGCCGATGCCGACGAGAGTCCGCCCGACTTGGTCTTGCTGGCTTCCAGCACGTCCTTCAGCGTCTTGTAGGGGCTGGCCTGGTTCACCACCAGCACCAGCGGGTTGGTGCCGATGAGCGTGACGGGCGCAAACGACTTTTGCGGGTCGTAGCCGAGCTTCGGGTACAGGCTGATGTTGATCGCGTGCGAGCTGATGGTGCCGCCCACCATCGTGAAGCCGTCGGGCGCCGCGCGCGCGCCGATCTCGGAGCCGACGCTGCCGCCGGCACCGCCCTTGTTGTCGATGATCACGCTCGTGCCCAGCACGGTGCCGAGCTTCTGGCCGATCAGGCGCGCCAGCACGTCGGTGGTGCCGCCTGCGGGAAACGGCACGAGGTAGGTGATGGCCTTGCCCGTGGGCCAGTTGCCGGGGCCTTGCGCGAATGCGGGCAGGCCCGCGGCCAGCGAAGAGGCGAGGGCGGTTCGGATCAGTGTGCGGCGTTGCATTGCAGTATCTCCTTTGATGATGTGCTTGAGGGAATCGTCACGGTGTGTCGACGATCTCGATCCAGTTCGGGTTCTTGCCCGCATCGGTGCGCGACGGCTTGCCGAGTGCGCCGGTCGCGGGGTCGATGGCGTAGAGCGAAATGCCGTGCGATTCCTGGCCGGCGGCAATCAGGTAGCGGCCGCTCGGGTCGATCGCAAAGCCGCGCGGGCCTTTCTCGGTCGGTGTGTTGCCGAGCGGCTGCAGCTGCCCGGTGGCGGCATCCACCTTGAACGCGGCGAGCGTGCTCGACGTGCGCTCCGAGGCATACAGGAAGCGCCCATCGGGCGTCAGGTGCAGGTCGGCCGCCCAGGGCTTGCCCGTGAATCCCGGCGGCAGCGCGGTGGTGCTCTGCTCGAGCTTGAGCGTGCCGCGCGCGGCGTCCCAGGCGTACACCTGCAAGCTCGCATCAAGCTCGTTCAGCAGGTAGACGCGGCGCTGGGCCTTGTCCCACACGAAGTGGCGCGGCCCCGATTTGGGCGTGCTCGTGGTCAGCGCCGGATCGTTGGCCGACAGCAGCCCCTTCTCCGCATCGAAGCGCCAGCTGGACACGTTGTCGGCGCCCAGGCTGGTGGCCAGCACGAAGCGGTTGCTGGCATCCGCGTGGATCGCGTGCGCATTCGGCCCGGTCTGCACCAGTTGCTGGATCGGGCCCACCGCGCCGTCCTTGCCGATGGCGTTGACCGAGATCTTGCCGCCCTGGTAGGAGGCCGCGAAGAGCCACTTGCCGCTCGCATCGAGGTCGATGTTGGCCATGCTGTCGGCCAGCGGCGCTTCGCCGAGCTTCTGCAGCTTGCCCGTGGCGGCGTCGATCGACATCGAGACCACGCGGAACGGCTGCGAACGAAGCGCCGCGTACAGCACGCGCTTGTCGGGGCTCACCGCCATGGGCATCACGGTGCCGCCGACGTTGAGCGTCTGCACCGGCTTGAGCACGCCCTGGGCGCGGTCCAGTTCGAGCACCGAGATCTCCTGGCTGTCCGCGTTGGACACGTAGACCCAGGTGGCCGCGGCCGCGTGGCCGATGGCAGCCAGGGACAGCAGCGCGGCGGCGCCGCGGATCATGGCGCGCGGCAGGCGGGTGCGCAAGGAGATGCGGGCGGGGTGGATCATGGAGGTGTGCCGGTTCATGGCTTGATGTTCAGCTTGGCGATCAGCGCCTTGAAATAGGCGTTGTCCTTGGCCAGCGTTTCCTTGAACACCGCGCCGTCGGTGTAGACGTAGCCGAGGTTCTGCTTGTCCATCACTTCATGCATCAGCGGTTCGGCCGCCGTCTTGGCGGTGATCTCGCGCAGCCTGGCCATGACTTCGGGCGGCGTGTTCTTGGGAGCGCCGAGGCCGCGCCAGGTGCCGATCGACAGGTCGATGCCGCGCTCCTTGGCGGTGGGCACGTTGTCGAAGCCTTTCACGCGCTTGTCGGCCATGACCATCAGCACCTTGAGCTTGCCGGACTGGACATGCGTGGTCACTTCGGCCGGGCTCACCGCCACCGCCTCGATGTGCCCGCCCAGCAGCGCCAGCACCGCGGGCGCGGCGCCCTGGAACGGGATGTGGCCGAACCGGGTGCCGGTCTTGTCTTCCAGCGCCGCCGCGGCCAGGTGCCAGATCGAGCCGTTGCCAGAATTGCCCACGCGCACGCCCTCGGGCGACTTCCTTGCCGCCGCCAGGAATTCCTCGATCGTGTTCCACGGTGCGTCGGCCTTGACGGTGATCGCGGCCGGGTCTGCGTTGAGCTGCGCGATCGGCTGGAAGTCGTCGTAGTTGAACTTGGCCAGGCCCAGGTGCGGCAGCGTCAGAAGCTCCACCGTGAGCACCGCAAGCTTGTAGCCGTCGGGCCGGGAGTTGATCACCTCGTTCCACCCGATGGCGCCACCGGCGCCAGGTCGGTTGACGATCACGATGCTCTGCGAGATGTGCTTGCGGCTCGCTTCGGAAAAGGCGCGCGCCAGGCCGTCGGTGCCGCCGCCGGGCTGGTAGGGCACCAGGAGCTCGATGGCATGGGTCGGGAAGCTGCTGCCATTGCCTTGCGCGGCGGCCACTGCCGCATATCCGAACGAGAGGCTCGCGGTTGCCGACATGGCGGCCAGGGCGCGAACGAATCTGCTTCTTTTCATTGGTTGTCGTCTCCGTTGTTGATCTTGATTCCGCGAGCCTCGGAAGG
The Variovorax sp. OAS795 genome window above contains:
- a CDS encoding tripartite tricarboxylate transporter substrate binding protein, with product MKRSRFVRALAAMSATASLSFGYAAVAAAQGNGSSFPTHAIELLVPYQPGGGTDGLARAFSEASRKHISQSIVIVNRPGAGGAIGWNEVINSRPDGYKLAVLTVELLTLPHLGLAKFNYDDFQPIAQLNADPAAITVKADAPWNTIEEFLAAARKSPEGVRVGNSGNGSIWHLAAAALEDKTGTRFGHIPFQGAAPAVLALLGGHIEAVAVSPAEVTTHVQSGKLKVLMVMADKRVKGFDNVPTAKERGIDLSIGTWRGLGAPKNTPPEVMARLREITAKTAAEPLMHEVMDKQNLGYVYTDGAVFKETLAKDNAYFKALIAKLNIKP
- a CDS encoding lactonase family protein, which encodes MIRGAAALLSLAAIGHAAAATWVYVSNADSQEISVLELDRAQGVLKPVQTLNVGGTVMPMAVSPDKRVLYAALRSQPFRVVSMSIDAATGKLQKLGEAPLADSMANIDLDASGKWLFAASYQGGKISVNAIGKDGAVGPIQQLVQTGPNAHAIHADASNRFVLATSLGADNVSSWRFDAEKGLLSANDPALTTSTPKSGPRHFVWDKAQRRVYLLNELDASLQVYAWDAARGTLKLEQSTTALPPGFTGKPWAADLHLTPDGRFLYASERTSSTLAAFKVDAATGQLQPLGNTPTEKGPRGFAIDPSGRYLIAAGQESHGISLYAIDPATGALGKPSRTDAGKNPNWIEIVDTP
- a CDS encoding tripartite tricarboxylate transporter substrate binding protein, yielding MQRRTLIRTALASSLAAGLPAFAQGPGNWPTGKAITYLVPFPAGGTTDVLARLIGQKLGTVLGTSVIIDNKGGAGGSVGSEIGARAAPDGFTMVGGTISSHAINISLYPKLGYDPQKSFAPVTLIGTNPLVLVVNQASPYKTLKDVLEASKTKSGGLSSASAGTGTSQHLSLELLAFKSGVKFTHIPYKGSGPAIQDVIGGQVDMMFDTTVVAGPHVQSGKLRAIAVTSAKRLASMPDVPTVAESGIAGLQDFEVLSWQAIFVPAGTPAPIVDRLHTEIRKILATPEMQEKLKGFGMEPADLSTAKIAAFQKAEVDKWAQVIKAAGIKAD